The DNA window agttatctgttttaacattggagcagagtGCTCTACTAGTTACTTGACGAaattcaaagaggagatcaactAGTTTCTTTGCTGGGGGgtttgtcagttgttaaggcaataataatggggaaatctaaACCTAATAttgtgagtctgaatggtacaaactataGGTAATGGAAGCTGATGATTAGTGATCTGTTaatttcagatgatttgaatgaagcaactgaaaatgagggtgttagacttgagactacaaaagaggctgattggaaaaagacagatagaaaggcttgcagctttattcgttccttGGTTGGTATAAATGTtatgcaccatgttgagaatgagactacaGCATATGTTGTGTGGAgaaaacttgaagctctctacgTTGGGAGGTCAGTAGGGAATAAAGCAACACTGGTACGAAGGCCGGTGAATCTGACgtatattgataataaatcaattgttgAGCACTtgatgaatttcaaaatattttgaattaactgagtagtatgaagataaactttgatgatgaggtgcagacacttttagtccttggatctttgcctaCAAGTTGgaagacacttattatcactctcaatAACTCAGCactaaatggtaaagtcaacatggcatttgtcaccagttccttacttgatgaggagaatcaaaatggggataaaccctctaagtctgatatgttggtgattaatagaggaagatcaaaggataatagaagtggttcgagcagagaaagtctagaagcaagtctagagctccaaagaaggatagtgcttgccattactgtggcaaaatgggtcactggaaaaacaagtgctggaaatttaaaaatgatcaaGCGAAGGGTATGGTGAAgcccaaagaaaagaaagaacagagtgcaaATACATCTtcttatgcttcagatggtgaacggacatatgcttctaactgtcaagatttttgtcttagcacatcttcaaatgaaacagcatggattgttgacacaagtgcctcattccatattactccacacaaaggttacttccagttCTACAAAGCtagtgattatggtgaggttcgcatgggtaacagtggtgtatccaagatagttggtcttggtgatgttagaatcgagacaaacatgggttgtttcctaacattgagagatgtaagacatgttcctgatttaacaatgaatttgatttcagcaggtaTGCTTGATGAtagaggctaccataatgttttcaatgGTGGAGCATGAAAGTTAAGCAATggttcattggttgttgcacgaggtaagaaatgttgttccttatataagacaaatttgaaaattgtctatgatgtaGCATATTCTGTCGCGATAGAGTCATCCTCTGATTTGTGGCACAGTCTAGGTGACATCagtgaaaaggggctgaatgttttgatcaagaggaatgagttgctgaatctcaaggatgctcatcttgaaaattgggAGCATTGTTTAAAAGGTAAGCAaaacagagtctccttcagtaagtcaaaagtggaactgaaaaagaatgtcattGAACTGatccatacagatgtttgtggtccgatgaagattaaatccataggtggtgctccttattttgtaaccttcatagacaatacatctaggaaggtttgggcctTTAATATAAAATCCGaggatgaggttgcagcaaagtttgaggtctttcataagctggttgaaagagagacagaagaaaactgatgagggtgcggtcagataacGGGGGAGAttacataggctcatttgatgattattgcaaagagcagaGTATTAAACATAAACAGATTATTCCCAAGACTCCACAAGAAAATGGTGTGGTAGAGAGGATGAATAGAATAATGctggaacggatgaggagtatgctctcccatgccaagTTTGCTAAGCATTTCTGGGATGAAGCCTTAAGAACTACAGTGTATATGATTAATTGTTCTCCCTCCAAGctattgaataataagtgtgcagaaagtGTCTGGTCAAGTAAAGATATTAATtttgactatttacgtgtttttggttgaagagcttttgtgcatgttccaaaagatgagaggtataagctagatgcaaaaactaGGAAATGCATATTTTGGGTTATGGAGATAAAAAATGGGGATACAtgtgttatgacccagttgacaagaaggttttgagaagccgagatgtggtatttattgaagatcagactattgagaattttgaagatggtgaaaatcTTGATGCATAATATGTGACCTTTCTGGTCTTAAGCTGTCTCATGATGTTaaggagacaaggccacatgtagcttcatacttagatagtgatgatgatgttcctcagggtcaagctgtaggccatagaaatgatactaatactgaaactgatcttggtgataatgttgaggttgatttttaagttcaacaagaagatggaaatcaacagaatcaatAAATAGAGGTACTTAtgaggtctactagggagaaaagatcaagttctaagtaccctACTATagagtatgtccttctaactaattgtggggagcctatgtgctataaggaggctcttgaaGATGCTCATAAGAATGAATGGctagctgccatggatgaagagatgaagtcattgctaaaaaatggcacatatgatctagttgaaagaTAAGAgaacataaaaatattacaaaataaatgggtgtataAGATCAttcaagaaggtgatgatagcaagacaaTATACAAGactaggctggttgtcaaaggttttgtccaaaggcatggaatcgattatgatgagattttctcaccagtagtgaagatgacttctatccgggtggtattaagtctagctgcttgtatggatcttgaggttgaacagcttgatgtcaagactgcatttctccatggtgatttggatgaagatgtttatatggagcaacctgaaggttataataagaaaggtgaggaaaacaaggtgtgcaaacttgtcaaaagtctgtacggtttgaagcaagcaccaaggcagtggtatcttaagtttgagtcgttcatgaccatccatgggtacatgtaGACGTCAACAAatcactgtgtctttgtgcaaaagtttgcttctaatgattttattatacttctcctatatattgatgacatgctgattgttgggaaagacaagctcaagattgcaaagttgaaaaaagatttagctaagtcttttgagatgaaagatttgGGTTAAGAatgacaaattcttggaatgcaggtcatttgTGGTCAGGTGAAGAAAAAGCTATGGctgtctcaagagagatatattgagaagattctaaaatgATTATGTATAGACAAGGCAAagccagttgcttgtccattggctactcacttgaaaataaacaagacaatgtctcccaaggatgaagaggaaagacaagaaatgtgcagtgttccatatgcttcagcaataggcagtctgatgtatgcaatggtttgtacaagaccagatatagctcatgcagttggagtagttagtcgtttccttttaaatcctggtaagacacactgggaagcggttaagtggctaatgagatatctttgagggacctccaaatacgctttgtgtgATGGTACTAGAAAGCCACATGTTGAAaagttttctgattcagatatgaatggtgatattgacacaatgagatcaacttcagggtatttgtttacctttggaggaggagttgtatcatgtcagtctcgtctacagaaatgtgttgctttgtctactacagaagctgaatatattgccattactgaatgttgtaaggaaatgagatggatgaaagacttgttgaaagaaataggcATTACACAAGACAAGTTtatggtgtttagtgactcacaaagttctatacatgtgagcaagaatccaagttttcattcacgttcaaaacacatccaaagaaggtaccattggatccgtgaagtgctcgagaagaaggagttatacttagAGAAAGTGCATACATATGAGAACGGGttagatatgatgacaaagagCTTGCCAAGAGgtaagcatgagatatgttatgccaaagccggaatggtttTGGCAggagcgtcacgatgatgaatgtttatagcaacattctcccatggctcggaaggaggagaattgttgaggtgttccttgccattgcgggcgggttaaaaattccgggtaaacgggtcagagttttcttttatgaaaacgggttagagtataaatactttttttgggtatttttctcataactgAGTAAGGTTGAGAGAAAGTgaacagatctagggttttctacttcttcttgttctttggctgatctagagtgagaggttgggggagcttttgattgtggaggatTCCAaccattcctagtgtaatcacttctttcatttgagagcagggcatgtaagtttctactattgacatctgtttgatttagtgaaacttatccctcccgtggacgtaggtcgattttgaccgaaccacgtatattgtgttgtcgtttattgctttgtgctatttcatttcttggtaaatctgttgttcgtcatagacgatttggaaacgGATTTGTTAtaggtttgatttctaagaagatccatagttttgttgttgcaaaacccaacaaagCTAGCATTTGAACATGCAAGATCAAAGGTGATATGGCTTAGTCGTTGAAAAATAtcctcaatttaaaataaagtgcGGGGAAAATGGTTGATATTTAGATTGATGATGGTAAGGGAACTCTCTTTTGGCATGATCCATGGTTTGAAGGTAGTCTTATCTTTTCCAAAGTTGAGTTTGAAAGATTTAGAATTAGAAGAGATTGTCAAATGGCTAAGGTGTGTCATATCATTGATGGGGATTGAAATACACTTTTGAGGAGAATTCCAGAAGGTGTTAGAATTCTTGAGGTGATGAATCAAATTTGTCTTTATAATCGTGCAGATTCACACTTGTGGAAAATTGAgattaatgataaattcaacTTTAGTTTGACTTGGCATATTATTCTAGTTTGACTTGGAATATTATTCAAGATAGGGGCATGCAATTGAGTGAGATCATTTGGTTTGGTCTTCCAAGATCATTCCTATCAGATTATTCTTTGGCTGGCATTCCGTGAAAGATTTATGACAAGAGATAGAATAAATAAGTATATGATTATTCATAGTACTTGTTGTGTTCTATGTTCGGATGAAGAAGAGACGATTGCCCATATTCTTGGAGATTGTCGTTATTCTAATACAATTTGGATGAATTTTGCTAATGTTATGAGATTGCGGAATTTTCATAAGAATTGGAATCACTTCAAGGATTTGGTGCTTGGAAAGGCCAAATGATGTGTTTTATGCTAATGTCATTAAGTGTTATTTGGGGCAATTGTATACCAAGTGTAGACGAAATGAAATGGTGTTTTCAAGAATAAGGAtcaaatttattgataaattgtCATAGATAGTAATGCTCTTATTCACGCGTGGAGGAAAATACCCACAAATCCAGATATTTGGAGATATGTTTAAATTGATCTATCAAGTTTGAAGAAGTCACCAAAATTACTAAGATGTTTGTTGTTTGGTTGTATGCTTGTATTTCATTGTTAgactcactttttttttttttttttatcttgttgaTTCATTAAAATTAGGGTAAACGGTTGTTTTGCTCTAATTCAAAATCTCATGTATTTTCTCTTttggattttaattaaatgatgataagtcatttctcaaaaaaaattataggaaaattaagagtttttagaaatgtttttaaaaatatattagacaaaaattaaattaaatattttaaatgaaaatttaaataagatgGTTAATGAAAGAATGGTTTAAAATatggtataaaaaatatatcctAAAGTGAATTTATagaataaattatgtaaatGGTTAAAAGTTTTCTTTATCAGATTATATATCAGATAATATAATAGGTTTAgatttatataatcttttttataaataaaataataataatgaaaaataaatatataaaacttcAAAAAAATTAAGACAAGCTTCATTATGAACATAAAATGTATTGGTagtttatattagttttaatttagaAGTTAGCACCACCACAATAACAATCCTAATTCAATTTAGGTTTTCTAGTTAGATATGGAATTCATAATATTTGGATCATTATGTACGCTGCTTGTATAGCTTAAACCACTTTATTaggttataataatttatttgcaaCCCCTTCTAAAATAATCATTCATTATGTTTGTTCactcatatataataattattttttttagagggATTTATTTGCAACCCCTTCTAAAATAATCATTCATTATGTTTGTTCactcatatataataattattttttttagagggATTTGAACTCTGATCTTTAATatgaaatgttaatattttaatcgcTAGATCActtaagattgttgaaataattttataattttatgtacaaagtatatatatatatattgtaagttagattttgaataattatataaatgatctattaaagtttaatattacttattagttAAAGGGTTTACTTGTTTTGTCAGgttacaaattcgaaacatatctataacatttttaattttatttttaaccgttttaagtttatggcgggtcaattcacaatccgactcaagtatccatttactctcacatatatatatccaaattaatcacatgtCTCGACTTGCAATctgaatattttgaaattaagtatcattttatatatatataaactataattCTTTTTTCATATCTAGTACACTTATTACCTATATAAACAATACACTAAGCTccttataaataaacatatcataaattatataaacaaaatctttCTAAGAATGTTCCCATCATTTTCccaaatttttatgtttatttttgtcatCACATTGATACAACTGGGTGATACTCAACCATTATTGCAGTTGCCGGGCCCTATAGTTCCAAGTCAATCAAAACCAACAACATTTTCATTGCCAATTTCAACCGTTCCCATCCGGCTAAAACCCGAGACATCCTCATTGTCTATTCCAACCTTTTCTGGACTACTAAAACCCAACCCCGAGTCTCTGCATGTTCCAATTTCCCAGGAGCTTCCCTCCCTACCAATTCCAACCTACTCGGTactgaaaatgaaaaagaaaaagcgTCGCTTTCCACCGTTTCACTTCCCACCATTTTCACCCTTGGGTAGAAAACGAAAACCCAAAAAACCATTCTCACCACCAAGTTCAATCTATCCGGATCCTTATACTCCCCCACGGTTTCATTTCCCACCACTCTCACCCTTTCGTCGAAAACGAAAACCCAAAAAGCCACTCTCACCACCAAGATCAATCTATCCGGATCCTTATACTCCCCCACGGTTTCGATTCCCACCACTCCCATCCATTGGTGGAATACGAAAACCCAGCAACTCATTCTCGCCACCAAGTCAAATCTATCCGGAACCTCATACTCCCCCACGGTTTCGCTTGCCACCACTTCCACCACTCTCACCCTTTATTGGAAGACGGCGACCCAACGACCCATTCTCACCACCAAGTTCATTCCATCCGGATCCTTATTCTCCACAATTTCCAGATCCAACAATCCGAGGACAGCCCCATCAACCCTACCTACCACCCCCAACTTTTCCGGGAATGACATATCCCGATCCCTCATTTCCAGTCCCAATCGGCCGAGACTTGCCACAACCCATGACACCATCTATGCCAAATCCAACCTATCCAGGATTACAAAACCCTTACGCTCCTCCCTTTTCAAATCCAGTCCCAGTCCGCCGAGACTTACCACTACCCGTGACACCATCTCTGCCAAATCCAAACTTACCCGGACTACCAAACCCTTATCCTCCCTTATTGCCCGTCCTAATCGGCCCCGGATTAACAACGTCCGGATCCCGCTCTCTACCAGCTCCAATCATCCCAGAACTACCAAATCCCGAGTATCCCTCCCTACCAGTCCCAACATTTTCGGAACCATCAAAACTCGGTCTTCCCTCGTTGAAAATTTCAATTAGCCCGGGACTACCAAAATCCAAGTCACCCTCACTACCCTACCCAGCCTACTCGGGAGAGCCAAAACCCGCCACACCCTCACTTCCATACCCAACTTTACTGGAAGAGCGAAAACCCAAGTCATTCTTACTATCAAACCCAACCTTTCCGGGAGATCCGAAACCCGAGCAACCCTCACTAACAGACCCAACCTTCCCGGGTGAGCCAAGACCCGAGCCCGCCAAAAGAGAATAAATTTTTAAGTGATCTGATTATTAAATACCATGATCATTTTAATAAAACGAATAATAACATGTTACTTATTGTTGTGTTACAatagtcatatatattattattagctATCCATGTTGAAGCTCATGGCCCATGGGATCTCTTTTGGTTGTTTACTTATTATCAAATGATAAGGAGGAATCCACATTGATCAAATAAGATCAAAattgataaatgaaaaaaaataaagtactCGAGATGAGATTAGTTGTCTTATCAACAAATAAAAGAAGGGATCATATTTATGTGTACGTAGTTGATGCATAAGGAAAGTACATGTTTTTTCATAAAGCtgaaatattacaaatatacaAGTGCTTggattttcataaaattcagCTTTTACAATTAgtgataatttcaaaataaataaaaagggtCATTAGACTGCACAAATTTATCTCTGTAATTAGTGATTAATGAACGTACGTAGTTAATTAGGctgtttgaaaatatatagagTTTGAAGTTaggttaaaaaaaagttattaaatttagtaatatatataattaagatatatttcagaatattaattgaattaatattaaaataaattaattcactctaatctaatttcaaatataaacaGTTAAAAAGGGCGAAATATATATCTACTTCAATATTTGCTAAGAAATGAGAGACTAaacaattgaaattaatttccTTATCtattataatgataaatatttttacatcaAAATCAGAGCCTCAAATTTATTTTCTCCGTGGAATATTAattgaaaacatatattttttctatttattttaatttatatgcgatttgtttttttttttttttttcaaaatttagatgttataacttaaaatttaacgtcactttttatgttttataaatcattattcTTACTACTTCCTGAGTTAAAGAATTTGTTTagtacttattaaaaacaaactttgaataataattttcatgTTTGATTTAGTGATTCAAACTCAAAAAACCCAGACACTCACAAATCATATAGATAAATGATACTGAGCGggaaaaataatgagaaaagaGTGTAAGAAAATTATGTGTATCCCTTGAATAGATTTTCCTACACTTTTATTGTATCATTTCTCTATAATATATTAGGGTTGTTATGAACCCCTAAACAAcaattgatattatttaaaataataactatataaaatatatatattgaataacatattaaacaattaattatttgtttataatataatttattaaatagttaatttatccatttaaatttataaaataaaatatttataatatttattaaacttttaaatatatatacatattattttgaatttttaatatatatatatatatatattatttaaaaactgtATATACtcatttcataaaaaactaaattctagttttttattttatgtttttagaaTCAAACAGTAAtatcactagtagaaaaaggggtattagtaagggcaaaaaccgttactgaaagtaTCGAACGTCGTTACTGAAACATAATTGTAACGgaaaataaaaccgttaccaatcgttactaAAAGTTACGTTACAGAAACTTCACAGGTATCAATAACGGCGTTCggaaaccgt is part of the Impatiens glandulifera chromosome 1, dImpGla2.1, whole genome shotgun sequence genome and encodes:
- the LOC124933652 gene encoding proline-rich extensin-like protein EPR1 translates to MFPSFSQIFMFIFVITLIQLGDTQPLLQLPGPIVPSQSKPTTFSLPISTVPIRLKPETSSLSIPTFSGLLKPNPESLHVPISQELPSLPIPTYSVLKMKKKKRRFPPFHFPPFSPLGRKRKPKKPFSPPSSIYPDPYTPPRFHFPPLSPFRRKRKPKKPLSPPRSIYPDPYTPPRFRFPPLPSIGGIRKPSNSFSPPSQIYPEPHTPPRFRLPPLPPLSPFIGRRRPNDPFSPPSSFHPDPYSPQFPDPTIRGQPHQPYLPPPTFPGMTYPDPSFPVPIGRDLPQPMTPSMPNPTYPGLQNPYAPPFSNPVPVRRDLPLPVTPSLPNPNLPGLPNPYPPLLPVLIGPGLTTSGSRSLPAPIIPELPNPEYPSLPVPTFSEPSKLGLPSLKISISPGLPKSKSPSLPYPAYSGEPKPATPSLPYPTLLEERKPKSFLLSNPTFPGDPKPEQPSLTDPTFPGEPRPEPAKRE